A window of Streptomyces sp. SAI-127 contains these coding sequences:
- the der gene encoding ribosome biogenesis GTPase Der has protein sequence MNDHIHSEGSSEEHDHGALGDAEYAEFMELAAEEGFDLEDVEGAIEAAGHGPLPVLAVVGRPNVGKSTLVNRIIGRREAVVEDKPGVTRDRVTYEAEWAGRRFKVVDTGGWEQDVLGIDASVAAQAEYAIEAADAVVFVVDAKVGATDTDEAVVRLLRKAGKPVVLCANKVDGPSGEADASYLWSLGLGEPHPVSALHGRGTGDMLDSVLEALPEAPEQSFGTAIGGPRRIALIGRPNVGKSSLLNKVAGEERVVVNEIAGTTRDPVDELIELGGVTWKFVDTAGIRKRVHLQQGADYYASLRTAAAVEKAEVAVILIDGSESISVQDQRIVTMAVDAGRAIVLAYNKWDTLDEERRYYLEREIETELGQVAWAPRVNVSARTGRHMEKLVPAIETALAGWETRVPTGRLNAFLGELVAAHPHPIRGGKQPRILFGTQAGTKPPRFVLFASGFIEAGYRRFIERRLREEFGFEGTPIHISVRVREKRGAKKK, from the coding sequence ATGAACGACCACATCCACTCCGAGGGCTCTTCCGAAGAGCACGACCACGGAGCGCTTGGCGATGCCGAGTACGCGGAGTTCATGGAGCTCGCCGCGGAAGAGGGCTTCGACCTCGAGGACGTCGAGGGGGCCATCGAGGCGGCCGGGCACGGTCCGCTGCCCGTGCTCGCCGTCGTAGGCCGCCCCAATGTCGGCAAGTCGACTCTGGTGAACCGCATCATCGGCCGCCGCGAGGCCGTCGTGGAGGACAAGCCCGGCGTCACCCGCGACCGTGTCACCTACGAGGCCGAGTGGGCGGGGCGCCGCTTCAAGGTCGTCGACACCGGCGGCTGGGAGCAGGACGTCCTCGGCATCGACGCCTCCGTGGCCGCCCAGGCCGAGTACGCGATCGAGGCCGCCGACGCCGTCGTGTTCGTCGTCGACGCCAAGGTCGGCGCGACCGACACCGACGAGGCGGTCGTACGACTGCTGCGCAAGGCCGGCAAGCCCGTGGTGCTGTGCGCCAACAAGGTCGACGGGCCGAGCGGCGAGGCCGACGCGTCCTACCTCTGGTCCCTCGGGCTCGGTGAGCCGCATCCGGTCTCGGCGCTGCACGGCCGGGGCACCGGCGACATGCTCGACTCCGTTCTGGAGGCGCTGCCGGAGGCCCCCGAGCAGAGCTTCGGCACCGCGATCGGCGGGCCGCGCCGCATCGCCCTGATCGGCCGCCCGAACGTCGGCAAGTCCTCGCTGCTGAACAAGGTGGCCGGCGAGGAGCGGGTCGTCGTCAACGAGATCGCCGGCACCACCCGTGACCCGGTCGACGAACTCATCGAGCTCGGCGGTGTCACCTGGAAGTTCGTCGACACGGCCGGTATCCGCAAGCGGGTCCACCTCCAGCAGGGCGCCGACTACTACGCCTCGCTGCGCACCGCCGCCGCGGTCGAGAAGGCCGAGGTGGCGGTCATCCTGATCGACGGCTCCGAGTCCATCTCTGTCCAGGACCAGCGGATCGTCACCATGGCCGTCGACGCGGGCCGCGCGATCGTCCTCGCCTACAACAAGTGGGACACCCTCGACGAGGAGCGCCGCTACTACCTGGAGCGGGAGATCGAGACCGAGCTCGGCCAGGTCGCCTGGGCGCCGCGGGTCAACGTCTCGGCGCGCACCGGCCGCCACATGGAAAAGCTGGTCCCCGCGATCGAGACGGCTCTGGCGGGCTGGGAGACGCGGGTCCCGACCGGCCGCCTCAACGCCTTCCTCGGCGAGCTGGTGGCCGCCCACCCGCACCCGATCCGGGGCGGCAAGCAGCCGCGCATCCTCTTCGGCACCCAGGCCGGCACCAAGCCGCCGCGGTTCGTGCTCTTCGCCTCCGGGTTCATCGAGGCGGGCTACCGGCGTTTCATCGAGCGCCGGCTGCGTGAGGAGTTCGGCTTCGAGGGCACCCCGATCCACATCTCGGTGCGGGTGCGCGAGAAGCGCGGCGCGAAGAAGAAGTGA
- a CDS encoding transglycosylase family protein translates to MSECADTTRDNARKTRTTAALAGAALLAPLGLLAAAGNSAAADGGVWDRIAQCESGGNWHINTGNGYYGGLQFSAGTWRAYGGTAYAPTADQATEAQQIAVATKVQRAQGWGAWPTCSARAGAYGSAPAASSETKAAPSKPAKTPTRSESHTNRNASRGDYTVRSGDTLGKVAARHGTTWQKVYAANKAVIGADPDLIVPGQRLAI, encoded by the coding sequence ATGTCCGAATGTGCTGATACCACGCGCGACAACGCTCGTAAGACCCGAACCACCGCGGCCCTGGCCGGGGCCGCCCTGCTCGCCCCGCTCGGACTGCTGGCCGCGGCCGGCAACTCCGCGGCGGCGGACGGCGGAGTATGGGACCGCATCGCCCAGTGCGAGAGCGGCGGGAACTGGCACATCAACACCGGAAACGGCTACTACGGAGGACTCCAGTTCTCCGCCGGCACCTGGCGCGCCTACGGCGGTACGGCCTACGCGCCCACCGCCGACCAGGCCACCGAGGCGCAGCAGATCGCGGTGGCCACCAAGGTGCAGCGCGCCCAGGGGTGGGGCGCCTGGCCGACCTGCTCGGCACGCGCCGGGGCGTACGGCAGCGCGCCCGCCGCCTCGTCCGAGACCAAGGCCGCTCCTTCCAAGCCGGCGAAGACGCCGACCCGTTCGGAGAGCCACACCAACCGCAACGCGTCCCGTGGCGACTACACCGTCCGCTCGGGCGACACGCTCGGCAAGGTCGCCGCCCGGCACGGGACCACCTGGCAGAAGGTCTACGCCGCCAACAAGGCGGTCATCGGCGCCGATCCCGACCTGATCGTGCCCGGCCAGCGCCTCGCGATCTGA
- a CDS encoding ATP-binding cassette domain-containing protein, translating to MTAVTAISLRHARVRYGPLEALHGITLTAPGPGLTVLLGRNGSGRTTTLRALAGTVPLTDGSVVWDGTDVTRLPAYERARRGLCLVPERQSVFGSLTVRENLELAGPAHDLALDAYPQLAHLLPRRAGTLSGGEQRMLAVSRALLARARVVLVDEPAQGMSPAVAARTYELLAALDACVVVAEQRLPPALHGRTAIVYELRRGVVVFSGEAAELRRERG from the coding sequence ATGACAGCCGTCACGGCCATCTCCCTGCGCCACGCGCGCGTGCGCTACGGCCCCCTGGAGGCCCTGCACGGCATCACCCTCACCGCCCCGGGCCCCGGCCTCACCGTCCTGCTGGGCCGCAACGGCTCCGGCCGTACGACGACTCTGCGCGCCCTGGCCGGAACAGTGCCGCTCACCGACGGCAGCGTCGTGTGGGACGGCACCGACGTGACCCGCCTACCGGCGTACGAGCGGGCCCGCCGCGGTCTGTGCCTGGTCCCCGAACGCCAGTCGGTGTTCGGCTCCCTCACGGTCCGCGAGAACCTCGAACTGGCCGGCCCCGCCCACGACCTGGCCCTGGACGCCTACCCCCAGCTCGCCCACCTGCTCCCCCGCCGTGCCGGCACCCTCTCGGGCGGCGAACAACGCATGCTCGCGGTCTCCCGGGCCCTCCTGGCACGCGCACGCGTGGTCCTCGTCGACGAACCCGCGCAAGGCATGTCCCCCGCGGTCGCGGCCCGCACGTACGAACTGCTGGCCGCACTGGACGCGTGCGTGGTCGTGGCCGAGCAACGGCTCCCACCCGCGCTGCACGGCAGGACGGCGATCGTGTACGAACTGCGGCGCGGTGTGGTCGTGTTCAGCGGAGAGGCGGCGGAGCTGCGGCGCGAACGGGGCTGA
- a CDS encoding ATP-binding cassette domain-containing protein, which translates to MSSLTYDLTLAGLSVGSAAALTGVGLIVTYRATGVLNFAHGAIAMVCAYALRQCVVEWGWPLWAGAVVTLLILAPVMGVVLERFVFRPLSVLGGDPAQTLVASIGVFVLLVGGAALLWGQGARDDAPELVSADPWGQLAVVLVLAAGVGAVIRWTRFGRELRAVVDDRGLAVLGGIDADRVAAAGWAFGAFTAGLTGVLLAPYVRLDPYGLPLLVMEVVAVAVAARMRSLPVAVVVALGIGVAQSQLTRLHPSGRAEPLLQAVGANLFVVALLVACLALPRIGARDALPRTATARVPTPQGAWIVAVILFLIPLGFAGSDLHTSVQVPALGVVLLSLVVVTGRGGQISLGQAAYAGLGALFTALLAAGRFPGLPRLPELAALALAVVLVAPLGLLTGWPAITRRGLALALATFAVGVGVSRFVFAQPYATSGLSLDRPAGFGGDRAYYVLELALLTLALLTTHALRRGRTGRALAAMRDHESGASAAGVRVPALKLLAFVAGAALAALGGGMLGMGLRAFDPTAYDPVRGLLWFAAVVVLGADSTLGALAAAALLVGLDAGARGGVAAALIGVLAVLVGRIPGGPYEAVRRLRPRREARLTATGLQARRRLQRVLRTAAPPTAASGTGATHGQEPSTALPAATANTPTAGPGTARPGMPRRADPDGAGQGTPRRSQPPPPHAADGASRPPGPPAEGRAVLTTHNLQARYDGFTALDGVDLTVPPGRITALIGPNGAGKTTLFHCLAGTVRPSHGRVRFGNRDITRLPAHARTRLGIARTFQQLAVFPTLTVAENVRVGAEQGRTTDPAAVDRALRLFGLDGPLSDARAADLPTGTLRRVELARALAGTPSVLLLDEPAAGLDTAEVTALARVLRALAADGTALLVVEHDLDLVAGLADVVHVMAAGRIIASGPPAHVLDTLDARETAV; encoded by the coding sequence ATGTCGTCGCTGACCTACGACCTCACTCTCGCCGGGTTGTCGGTCGGCAGCGCGGCCGCGCTCACGGGAGTCGGCCTGATCGTGACGTACCGCGCGACCGGGGTGCTGAACTTCGCGCACGGGGCGATCGCGATGGTGTGCGCGTACGCGCTGCGGCAGTGCGTGGTGGAGTGGGGCTGGCCGCTGTGGGCCGGGGCGGTGGTGACCCTGCTGATCCTGGCGCCGGTGATGGGCGTGGTGCTGGAGCGTTTCGTCTTCCGGCCGCTGTCCGTCCTGGGCGGCGATCCGGCCCAGACGCTGGTGGCCTCCATCGGGGTCTTCGTGCTGCTGGTGGGCGGGGCCGCGCTGCTGTGGGGCCAGGGCGCTCGGGACGACGCTCCGGAGTTGGTGTCCGCGGATCCCTGGGGGCAGCTGGCGGTCGTCCTGGTCCTGGCGGCCGGCGTGGGCGCGGTGATCCGGTGGACGCGCTTCGGACGGGAGCTGCGGGCCGTCGTGGACGACCGCGGGCTGGCCGTGCTCGGCGGGATCGACGCCGACCGGGTGGCGGCGGCCGGCTGGGCGTTCGGAGCGTTCACCGCGGGCCTGACGGGCGTCCTGCTGGCCCCGTACGTCCGCCTGGACCCGTACGGGCTGCCCCTGCTCGTCATGGAGGTGGTGGCGGTGGCGGTGGCCGCGCGGATGCGCAGCCTGCCGGTGGCCGTGGTGGTGGCGCTGGGCATCGGGGTGGCCCAGAGCCAGCTGACCCGGCTGCACCCCTCGGGCCGGGCCGAACCGTTGCTCCAGGCGGTGGGGGCGAACCTGTTCGTCGTGGCCCTCCTCGTCGCGTGCCTGGCACTCCCCCGCATCGGCGCCCGGGACGCGCTCCCCCGGACGGCCACCGCGCGCGTGCCGACGCCTCAGGGCGCATGGATCGTCGCCGTGATCCTCTTCCTGATCCCGCTGGGTTTCGCGGGCTCGGACCTGCACACCTCGGTGCAGGTCCCGGCGCTGGGCGTCGTACTGCTCTCCCTGGTGGTCGTGACGGGCCGGGGCGGCCAGATCTCCCTCGGGCAAGCGGCCTACGCGGGCCTGGGTGCCCTGTTCACAGCCCTGCTGGCGGCGGGGCGCTTCCCGGGCCTTCCCCGGCTGCCGGAACTGGCGGCGCTGGCGCTGGCGGTGGTCCTGGTGGCCCCCCTGGGCCTCCTGACCGGCTGGCCGGCGATCACCCGCCGGGGGCTGGCGCTGGCCCTCGCGACCTTCGCGGTCGGCGTCGGCGTGAGCCGCTTCGTCTTCGCCCAGCCGTACGCCACGTCCGGCCTGTCCCTGGACCGCCCGGCGGGCTTCGGGGGCGACCGCGCTTACTACGTCCTGGAGTTGGCCCTGCTGACGCTCGCCCTCCTGACGACCCACGCGTTGCGCCGAGGCCGTACGGGCAGGGCGCTGGCCGCCATGCGCGACCACGAGTCCGGAGCGTCGGCGGCAGGCGTCCGGGTCCCCGCGCTGAAGCTGCTCGCCTTCGTGGCGGGCGCCGCCCTGGCCGCCCTGGGCGGCGGAATGCTCGGCATGGGCCTGCGCGCCTTCGACCCCACCGCCTACGACCCCGTCCGCGGCCTTCTTTGGTTCGCGGCGGTGGTCGTCCTGGGCGCCGACAGCACCCTGGGCGCCCTGGCCGCGGCGGCTCTCCTGGTCGGCCTGGACGCGGGGGCACGGGGAGGGGTGGCGGCGGCACTGATCGGGGTACTGGCGGTGCTGGTGGGGCGGATTCCCGGGGGGCCGTACGAGGCGGTGCGCAGGCTGCGGCCACGACGGGAGGCAAGACTGACGGCGACGGGCCTCCAGGCACGGAGACGACTGCAACGGGTGCTGCGGACCGCGGCGCCCCCGACGGCGGCATCGGGCACTGGCGCGACGCACGGCCAGGAGCCGAGCACCGCTCTCCCCGCCGCTACGGCGAACACCCCGACGGCGGGTCCCGGCACCGCCCGACCCGGCATGCCCCGCCGAGCGGATCCCGACGGTGCCGGACAAGGCACGCCCCGTCGGAGCCAACCCCCTCCACCGCACGCCGCCGACGGCGCTTCACGCCCACCAGGGCCACCGGCCGAGGGCCGGGCGGTTCTCACCACGCACAACCTCCAGGCCCGCTACGACGGCTTCACCGCCCTCGACGGCGTCGACCTCACCGTCCCACCCGGCAGAATCACCGCGCTCATCGGCCCCAACGGCGCCGGAAAGACCACTCTCTTCCACTGCCTGGCAGGCACGGTCCGCCCCTCCCACGGCCGGGTCCGCTTCGGCAACCGCGACATCACGCGCCTGCCCGCCCACGCCCGGACCCGCCTGGGTATCGCCCGCACCTTCCAACAACTCGCGGTCTTCCCCACATTGACCGTGGCCGAGAACGTCCGGGTGGGCGCCGAGCAGGGCAGGACGACGGACCCGGCCGCAGTGGACCGCGCCCTGAGGCTGTTCGGCCTCGACGGCCCCCTCAGCGACGCCCGCGCGGCCGACCTCCCCACCGGCACCCTCCGCCGGGTGGAACTCGCCAGGGCCCTCGCCGGCACCCCGAGCGTCCTCCTCCTCGACGAACCCGCCGCCGGCCTCGACACCGCCGAGGTGACCGCCCTGGCCCGCGTCCTCAGGGCCCTCGCAGCCGACGGTACCGCCCTCCTCGTCGTCGAACACGACCTCGACCTGGTCGCCGGCCTCGCGGACGTCGTGCACGTCATGGCCGCGGGCCGCATCATCGCCTCCGGCCCTCCGGCCCACGTGCTGGACACCCTCGACGCCCGGGAGACCGCCGTATGA
- a CDS encoding ABC transporter substrate-binding protein — MPRRRLFRAAEAALAVLLLTVGTACGSRLPESDFEHRERATPARDDTPIRVGIVTSATSPVGGSAFTGPRDGAKAYFERLNARGGVDGRRIEVRECDDGGSGVGNNTCVHRLIDEDKVVALVATTALDYAGASGVSHASVPDIGGQPIGAAYDTWPHLYGIYGSLAPRRGTTGWGGRQYGGTEVYRYFKREHGARTAAVVSYNQAASAAYARLVEQGLKAEGYKVVTEQVDFALPNFRAVAADLKEQGADLVFDAVDSHGNAQLCEAMDAAGVEVTAKVTNVQNWTSTVPDDYKDAPRCRNALWATGSSRNYEDTDHAAVREFREATKSLETHSQWQLEGWAAAMWFTDAAKACAAAQGITRACVDAYMNRSRDHTADGLLVPVTFERLAEPPESRRTCLSVARWVDGRGWVSQGDMDRTCFDVPQLAYRQ; from the coding sequence ATGCCACGGCGTCGGCTCTTCCGGGCTGCTGAGGCCGCGCTCGCGGTCCTGCTGCTCACGGTGGGCACGGCGTGCGGCAGCCGGCTGCCGGAGAGCGACTTCGAGCACCGGGAGCGGGCGACCCCCGCCCGGGACGACACCCCGATCCGGGTCGGCATCGTCACCAGCGCCACCAGCCCGGTCGGCGGCAGCGCCTTCACCGGTCCGCGCGACGGCGCCAAGGCGTACTTCGAGCGCCTCAACGCGCGCGGGGGCGTCGACGGCCGCCGGATCGAGGTGCGCGAGTGCGACGACGGCGGCAGCGGAGTCGGCAACAACACCTGTGTGCACCGGTTGATCGACGAGGACAAGGTGGTCGCCCTGGTCGCGACCACCGCCCTCGACTACGCCGGCGCCTCCGGCGTCTCCCACGCGAGCGTGCCCGACATCGGAGGCCAGCCCATCGGCGCCGCCTACGACACCTGGCCGCACCTCTACGGCATCTACGGCAGTCTCGCGCCCCGGCGCGGCACGACCGGCTGGGGCGGAAGGCAGTACGGCGGCACCGAGGTCTACCGCTATTTCAAGCGCGAGCACGGGGCCCGTACCGCGGCGGTCGTGTCGTACAACCAGGCCGCGTCCGCCGCCTACGCCCGGCTCGTCGAGCAGGGCCTGAAGGCCGAGGGGTACAAGGTCGTCACCGAGCAGGTCGACTTCGCGCTGCCCAACTTCCGTGCCGTGGCGGCCGACCTGAAGGAGCAGGGCGCCGACCTGGTCTTCGACGCCGTCGACAGCCATGGCAACGCCCAGCTGTGCGAGGCGATGGACGCCGCCGGCGTCGAGGTCACCGCCAAGGTCACCAATGTGCAGAACTGGACCTCCACCGTCCCGGACGACTACAAGGACGCCCCGCGCTGCCGCAACGCCCTGTGGGCGACCGGATCCAGCCGCAACTACGAGGACACGGACCATGCGGCCGTACGGGAGTTCAGGGAGGCCACGAAGAGCCTCGAGACGCACTCCCAGTGGCAGCTGGAGGGCTGGGCGGCCGCGATGTGGTTCACGGACGCCGCGAAAGCATGCGCAGCGGCACAAGGCATCACGCGCGCGTGTGTCGACGCCTACATGAACCGCAGCCGGGACCACACGGCGGACGGCCTCCTCGTCCCCGTCACCTTCGAGCGCCTCGCCGAGCCGCCGGAGTCCCGCCGGACCTGCCTGTCGGTGGCCCGCTGGGTGGACGGCCGGGGCTGGGTCTCCCAGGGCGACATGGACCGCACCTGCTTCGACGTTCCGCAACTGGCCTATCGACAATGA
- a CDS encoding epoxide hydrolase: MADNSATTETREIRPFRIDIPQAQLDDLHTRLDLTRWPDELPDAGWEYGASLPYLRDLAAYWRGAYDWRKHEAALNELPQFVTEIDGAQVHFLHVRSSRPDALPLILTHGWPGSIVEFLGVIGSLSEDFHLVIPSIPGFGFSGPTRDKGWNVNRVARAWAELMRRLGYERYGAQGGDLGALISPALARVAPESVVGVHVNAASVGFIPLGPVDEEAQQGLTDRERHSLASIAEFTTDGFGYNALQSTRPQTLSYALTDSPVGQLAWIMEKFQAWTHSSATLPEDAIDRDTLLTNVMLYWLTGTAGSAARMYYENSHVPDWFPTATSGVPTAVANFGEDVAIRRWAEQANTLVRWTEFDRGGHFAALEVPELLAGDVREFFGSLR; this comes from the coding sequence ATGGCAGACAACAGCGCGACCACAGAGACCCGTGAGATCCGCCCCTTCCGGATCGACATCCCTCAGGCGCAGCTCGACGACCTGCACACCCGCCTGGATCTCACCCGCTGGCCGGACGAGCTGCCGGACGCCGGCTGGGAGTACGGCGCCTCCCTGCCGTATCTCCGCGATCTCGCCGCGTACTGGCGCGGTGCCTACGACTGGCGCAAGCACGAGGCCGCCCTCAACGAGCTCCCGCAGTTCGTCACCGAGATCGACGGTGCCCAGGTGCACTTCCTGCACGTCCGCTCCTCCCGGCCGGACGCGCTCCCGCTGATCCTGACGCACGGCTGGCCGGGTTCGATCGTCGAGTTCCTCGGTGTGATCGGCTCGCTGAGCGAGGACTTCCATCTGGTGATCCCGTCCATCCCCGGCTTCGGCTTCTCCGGGCCGACGCGCGACAAGGGCTGGAACGTCAACCGGGTCGCCCGCGCGTGGGCGGAGCTGATGCGCAGGCTCGGCTACGAGCGCTACGGCGCCCAGGGCGGCGACCTGGGCGCGCTGATCTCCCCCGCGCTCGCCCGGGTCGCTCCCGAGTCCGTGGTCGGTGTCCATGTGAACGCCGCCTCGGTCGGGTTCATCCCGCTCGGCCCGGTCGACGAGGAGGCGCAGCAGGGGCTGACCGACCGCGAGCGGCACAGCCTTGCGAGCATCGCCGAGTTCACCACGGACGGCTTCGGCTACAACGCCCTGCAGTCGACCCGTCCGCAGACCCTCTCCTACGCCCTCACCGACTCGCCGGTCGGCCAACTGGCGTGGATCATGGAGAAGTTCCAGGCATGGACGCATTCCTCGGCCACGCTGCCCGAGGACGCGATCGACCGGGACACCCTGCTCACCAACGTGATGCTGTACTGGCTGACCGGCACCGCCGGTTCCGCGGCCCGCATGTACTACGAGAACAGCCATGTGCCGGACTGGTTCCCGACGGCGACCTCCGGAGTGCCGACCGCGGTGGCCAACTTCGGCGAGGACGTGGCGATCCGCCGCTGGGCCGAGCAGGCCAACACCCTCGTCCGCTGGACGGAGTTCGACCGCGGCGGCCACTTCGCGGCCCTGGAGGTCCCCGAGCTGCTGGCCGGTGACGTCAGGGAGTTCTTCGGCTCACTGCGGTGA
- a CDS encoding YafY family protein — translation MLETSARLLRLLSLLQAHREWSGADLADRLGVTPRTVRRDVDRLRELGYPVNASPGTGGGYQLGAGAELPPLLLDDDEAVAVAVGLRTAAGQGIEGIGETSVRALAKLEQVLPSRLRRRVGALNAFTVPMLRGPQPSAVDPGVLTELANLCRDAERLRFEYSDHGGASSRRTVEPHRLVCSERRWYLVAWDVDRDDWRTFRVDRITPRPPHGPRFAPRTPPAEDLAAYVSRGVSTRVYASHAVVRLLVPKERAAERISPSAGVLEAEGPDSCLLHTGASSLDVMVIHVMMTGFEFEVLEPAELTEAIRTAHDRLARSLARAAE, via the coding sequence ATGTTGGAGACCTCGGCACGACTCCTGCGCCTGCTCTCGCTCCTGCAGGCCCACCGCGAATGGTCGGGCGCCGACCTGGCCGACCGCCTCGGCGTCACCCCGCGCACCGTGCGCCGGGACGTGGACCGGCTGCGCGAGCTGGGCTACCCCGTCAACGCCAGCCCGGGCACCGGCGGCGGCTACCAGCTGGGCGCGGGCGCCGAGCTGCCGCCGCTGCTCCTGGACGACGACGAGGCCGTCGCGGTCGCCGTCGGCCTGCGCACGGCCGCGGGGCAGGGCATCGAGGGGATCGGGGAGACCTCCGTACGGGCCCTCGCCAAGCTGGAGCAGGTCCTGCCGAGCCGGCTGCGCCGCCGGGTGGGTGCCCTGAACGCCTTCACGGTGCCGATGCTGCGCGGCCCCCAGCCCTCCGCCGTCGACCCGGGCGTCCTCACCGAGCTCGCCAACCTCTGCCGGGACGCCGAGCGGCTGCGCTTCGAGTACAGCGATCACGGGGGCGCCTCCAGCCGCCGTACCGTCGAACCGCACCGCCTGGTGTGCAGCGAGCGGCGCTGGTATCTGGTCGCCTGGGACGTCGACCGTGACGACTGGCGGACCTTCCGGGTCGACCGGATCACCCCCAGGCCGCCGCACGGTCCCCGGTTCGCTCCGCGCACCCCGCCCGCCGAGGACCTCGCCGCCTACGTCTCGCGAGGCGTCTCCACGCGCGTGTACGCCTCACACGCGGTCGTGCGGCTGCTGGTGCCCAAGGAACGGGCCGCCGAGCGGATCTCGCCGAGTGCCGGGGTGCTGGAGGCGGAGGGGCCCGACAGCTGCCTCCTGCACACCGGGGCCTCGAGTCTCGACGTGATGGTGATCCACGTGATGATGACGGGCTTCGAGTTCGAGGTGCTGGAGCCGGCCGAGCTGACCGAGGCGATCAGGACGGCTCACGACCGGCTTGCTCGCTCTTTGGCTCGGGCTGCGGAGTAA